A segment of the Dissulfurirhabdus thermomarina genome:
GGCCGGGAGGTGGATCCGGAACCGGGTCCCCGTGGCCGGGGCGCTTTCCACCTCGATGTGTCCGTCGTGCTGCCTCACGATCCCGTACACCGTGGCGAGGCCGAGCCCCGTCCCCTTCTGCGGTCCCTTGGTGGTGAAGAAGGGTTCGAAGATGTGTGCCATCACGTCGCTGCTCATGCCGATCCCCGTGTCGCTCACGGTGAGCACCACGGCGGGCCCGGGGGCCATGCCGGCCGCGCACGGTGCCGAGGCCGGATCGAGGTCGGCCGCCGCGGTGGCGATTTCGAGCCGGCCGCCCTCGGGCATCGCATCCCTGGCGTTGACGGCGAGGTTCATCAGCACCACCTCGAGCTGGGCGGGATCGGCCGAGACGCGGGGGATGGACGGGTCGAGGTCGAGCCGGAGGATGACGTCCTCCCCGATCATGCGCTGGAGCATCCGTGCCAGGTCCTCCACCAGGTGGTTGAGGTCCACGGGGCGGATCTCGAGGAGCTGCCTGCGGCTGAAGGCCAGGAGCTGGCGGGTGAGGGAGGCGGCCTTCTCTCCGGCCTCCTGGATGTGGCGGACCTTTTCCACCACCGGGTGCCCGGCGGGGAGCCCCATGAGGGCCAGCTCCGCGTAGCCGAGGATGGAGGAGAGGAGGTTGTTGAAGTCGTGGGCCACGCCGCCGGCGAGCTTGCCCACGGACTCCATCTTCTGGGCCTGGAGGAGCTGCTCCCGGAGGGCCCGTTCCGCCGCCTCGGCCGCCTTGCGCCGGGTGATGTCGCGGGAGACCTCTATGACGGCCACGACCCGGCCGGCGCCGTTCCGGATGGGCGAGGCCGTGACCTCCAGGTAGGCGGGCGGGGCGCCGTCCCGGTGCACCACCCGCTCCACGATGTGGACGCCGCCGTCGGCGAAGGTGGCATCCACCGGGCAGCCGGGGCAGGCCGTCTCCCGCCCCTGGAAGGCCCGGTAGCAGATCTCGCCGACGTGGTCGCCGACCTGCGCCTTGTGGCGGTCGTTCTGGTAGGTGACCACGTAGTTCGGGTCGCGGATGGAGACCCCCTCGCCGATGGCGCCGAGGAAGCCCTCGGCCCGGGCCCGCTCCGCCTCGGCCTCCTGCAGGGCGGCCCGGAGTTTGTCCTCGGTGGCCTCGCGGCGGGCGATCTCGGCCTGGAGGGCGGCGTTACGGTCCCGAAGCGCGGCCGTGGCCGCCCGGATCCGCCGGCGCAGGAGGAGGGCGGTGCCGGCGAAGAGGGCCAGGAGGGCCCCGGCGGCCGCGGCGGCCCACTTCAGCCAGGTCGGGAGCCCCGGCGGCGGCCCCGGGCGTTTCGCCCAGCGGTCGAGGGCCTGGTAGTAGGCGCTTTCGGGATCGGCCTTCCATGCGGCCAGGTGGCGGTCGAGGGCCGGGAGCAAGCTCCCGGCGCGGTCCTTGGGCGCGGCGTAGCGGACCTCGATGGGGTCGAAGACCACCGGGGTCCGCACGACCCGGAAACGGGCCTCGTTCCGGGCGCCGAAGGCCCGGTTCACCACCCCCGCGTCCGCCCTGCCCCCGGCCACGGCGGAAAGAACCGCGGCGTAGTCGGGCAGGCGAAGGGCCTGGACCACCAGGCCGAAGCGCTGCACCAGGTCCTCGAAGGCGGCGGCGTGGATATCGCCCTCGAGGAGCGCGACCTTTCGGCCGGCGAGGTCGAGGAGGGAGTCCACCCGGCACCCGGGCCGCGCGTAGACCTGGGCCCAGTTGTTGAAGACCGGCTCGCGGCTGAACGCGAGGCGGCGGGCCCGGTCCGCCGTGCGGGCCACGGCGGGCAAAAGGTCCACGGAGCCCTCGTCCAGCCGGTGGAGGCACCCGGTCCAGGTGTCCCGGACGTATTCGGTGCGCCAGCCCTCCGCCTCGGCCACCCGGGCGAGGAGGTCCACGCAGAGGCCGCGGGCTTCGCCCTTCTCCTCGAAGACCAGGGGCGGGTTCTCGTAGAGGCAGACCCGCACCGGGCGCCCGGCCGCGGCCGGCGAGGCGGCGGCCAGCACCAGGACGGCGGCGAGGGCCGCCCGGGCCGCTCGCCGTGCCGCGGTCTGCATGCTCACGGGGTCCACAGGGGGCAGTCCTCGCCGAGACACTCCCGGTTGAGGCGGCGCTGCCGGCAGGCGAGGCGGTGCTCGGCCCGGAGCGGCACCGGGAGGAGGCCGCGGCTGAGCTCCGCGGCCTTGCGGAGGGCGATCCAGCTCTCGCGCTGGCAGCAGCGGGCCGCTTCCCGCTCGCCGATCTCGCGGAGGACGTCCGCCACCACCCGCTGGAGGTCGCGGCGGGGGGCCGGGGTGAGGGGAGTCGATTCGAGGATGACGCCGAAGCCGATCCCCACGCCGATGGCCGCGCCGCAGCCGCCCCAGAAGCCGCAGCTCCCCCCGGGAACCTCGCGGCCCCGGGCGATGGCGGTCCCGATGGCCGCCTCGTCCAGTTCGCCCCCGAGGTTCCGGTAGGTGGCGGTCACCACCGCCGGGACGATGAAGTGGTGCTCCGGCCCGTGCACCGGGACGGCGGGATGGCGCCGGACGGTCTCGAGGAGGCGCACCATGTCGGTCTCGCGGGTGTGGCGGCAGATGCCCAGGACCACCTCCGGGGCGTCGGTCCCGTGGCAGGCGTCGCAGACGAAGTGTCCGCGCTCGCAGGCGGCGCTGGTGGCAAGGGTGCGGCCGCAGTAGAAGCAGGCGGCCTCGGCCGAGCGCGGCCGGTAGGCGAGGGGCGCCCCGCAGACCATGCAGCCGGCGTTGTGGCGGAGCTCGGCGACGCGGATCGAGGCGCCTTCTCCCCCCGCGACGGCGACCCCGCCGAGACGGAGGGTGGCGAGGGTCGGCCCCGCCTCGTCCACGGGGCCCGGCGCTCCTGCCGGCCCCGGCGGTTCCGGGGAGGGCGCACAGCAGCCGCCGGTGGCCGCCGCCGGTGCACCGGCGCCGCAGCAGCCCCCGGCGGGCGAGGCCGCCTCCGCCGGCGTGCCGGCGCCGCAGCCGCAGGTGGAGACCATGGCCGCGTTGGCGACGCCCCCGGCGGCGTCGAGCACGTAGAACGGGCCGGCATCGGCCCCGGTGACGGCTTCGGCCAGGGCGCCCGGGATGCGCCGCCGCTCCCCCCGCCGCAGGACGGTGCCGTCCGCCAGGAGGAGCCCCGGGTGCGGGCCGGCATAGAACACCTCGGCGGTCCCGGCGTCGTCGGCCGGCCGCCGGGCCTCCAGCGTCACGGAGAAGAAGGGGAAGCCCCCGACCTCCCGGTAGAAGAAGCGCTTTCGGACCACGGGCGCCGTAAAGCCCAGGGCCTCGAGGAGCCCCAGGAGGTCGCCGAGCACCATGGCCCCGGCCAGGCACTCGCCCCGGAGGATCTCGTCGTTCTTGAGCCGGGCCGGGGCCGGCCGGTCGGTCACCACGTCCGAGAAGACGAGGCGCCCCCCGGGCCTCAGGATGCGGGCGATCTCGGCGAAGGTCCGGCGCTTGTCCGGGGAGAGGTTCACCACGCAGTTCGAGATCACGACGTCCGCGACGGCGTCCGCCACCGGGACGGCCTCGAGGAATCCTTCCCGGAACTCGACGTTCCGGTAGCCGAGGGCCCCGGCCACGGCGCCCTCCGCCCCGCGGGCCAGCCGCAGCATGGCCTCGGTCATGTCCACCCCGATCACCCGCCCCCGGGGGCCCACCTTCCGCGCGGCGATGAAGCACTCCACGCCGCTTCCGGAGCCGAGGTCCACCACGGTCTCCCCCGGGCGCGGGTCGGCGTCCATCACGGGGCTGCCGCAGCCGTAGGACCGCACCCGGGCCGCCGCCGGGATGTGGGAGATCTCGGCCTCCGGGTAGCAGACGGGGTTGCGGATGTCCTCCGCCGGGGCCTCGGCGGCCCGGCCGTAGAAGTTTCGGACCGGCTCGTGGCCCGTCTCGTCGGCCAGGGCGACCACGCAGTTACAGTGGGTGAGCTGGACGTCGGAGGGGTCGTGGCGGCAGCCGGCCAGGATCTCTCCCATCCGCAGCCGGATGGCCGGCGCCTCCACGGTGGGCGGCTGCGCGGCCGCCGCCCGGGTGATGAGCCGGAGCACCGTCCGCTCGTAGAGGGGGAGGTAGGGGTCGTGTCCCACGAAGGAGCCGCCCTTGACGTAGCTGTGGTCGATGTCGCCGCCCCCCACCAGGAACCGGAGCGGGTTCCGGGCCAGCCCCGGGTCGTCCGCCAGGCTGGCCCGGCGGAGGGCCTCGAGGACGGGGCTCCGGCGCCAGGCCGCCTCGAGGCCGCCGGCCGCGGTGCCGGCGTCGAGCTTCGGGATCCCCACCAGGGCCGGCGTGGGGTAGATGTGGCCGTCCGGGCCCACGGCCACCGACTCCCAGCCGGCGTTGCTGAGGTCGAACCGGCTCCCGGGCGGGGCGAAGACCTGGGACCGGAGGATCTCCACGTTGTCGATCCGGACGCCGAGCTTGCGGCCGGCCGCCCAGGCCGCCTCCAGGTGCCCGAAGAGCGCCTCCGGCGGGACGAAGTTCCGGGCCTTCCCCCGGCCGCGGGCGAAGTACCAGAGGTAGTGGACGTTGGAGATGCCGCGGGTCGCGGCGAATTCCACCACCCGGGGCATGTCCCCGGCGTTGGATCGTTCCACGGCCATGGCCAGGGTCACCGGGAGGCCCGCCTCCGTGAGGCGGGAGAGCGCCGCCTCGAGGGCCGAGAAGGTGCCCCGGCCCCGAAGGGCCTCGTGGTGTTCGGGGGCGCCGTCCACGCTCACCTGGAGGTGGAGGCGTCCCGCCGGGAGCCGTGCCAGCGCCGCCGCCCGTTCCCCGGCCAGGAGCCCGTTGGTGAGCACCACCACGTGGGCCTCCGGGTCGGCCCCCAGGATCTCCCCGCAGATCTCGATGAAGCCGGGGTAGACGAAGGGCTCGCCGCCGGTGAAGTAGAAGAGCCGGCAGCCGAGCCCCCGGGCCTCTGCGACCAGGCGCCGGAGGAGGCCCGGGTCGATGCCCCGGCCGGCCGCCGGCGAGGCGGCGAAGAGGCAGTGGCGGCAGCTCAGGTTGCAGCGGTCGGTGAGGTGGAACCAGATCTCGCGGAGCCCGTCCAGCCGCCGGGCGCCGGCCCGGCCGGGGTAGGGGACGGCGAGGTCGTCCCGGAGCTGGCCGAGGAGGGCGTGGGCCCGGACCAGGGCGGCGCCGAGGGGGGCCTCGCCCCGCTGCGCGGTGTTCCAGGCGGCGCGGTCCGGGTCGCCCGACTCGATGAGATCCTGGAGCATCCTGTCCGCCGCGGGGTTCGGGACGAACCAGTCGGGGCCGTCCCCCAGGACGTAGACGGGCGTCTGGTCGAAGACGAGGCGGGTCCAGCGGCGCGGGGCGCTCTGCGGCATGGGCGGTCCTTTCGTCCGGTGGCGTCCTTCGGGGAGGGCGTCGGCGTCGTACGTTCTATCCATTCTAAAGAAAGGTGTCCGAAAAGCAACGCCGCGGGCCTCAGCGGGCCCGGGCGGCGGCCGCCGCCCGCCACCAGGGGCTCTCCGGCGGCGGCGCCTCGATCTCGAGCCGCGTCCCCCGGGTGGGGTGGGCGAAGGAGAGGCGTCGGGCGTGGAGGGCGATGGACTGGTCCGGCAGCGGCGCCGCGGCGCCGTACTTGAGGTCGCCGAGGATCGGGCAGCCCATGGCGGCGCACTGGGCCCGGAGCTGGTGGGGGCGGCCGGTCTCGGGGGTCAGCTCGAGGAGCACCGCGCCGTTCAGCTCGGCCAGCCGGCGCCACCGGGTCCGGGCCTCCCGGGCGGCGGCCGGCGCCGACTCCGGGGGGAAGAGGCGAACGCGGTTCCGCCGCCGGTCCTTCCAGAGGGCATGGCGGAGGCGCCCGCTCTCTCCCGGGGGGCGGCCCTCGACCAGGGCGAGGTAGGTCTTTTGCACCTGGCCCTCCCGGAACTGGCGGGCCAGGCGGGCGGCGGCCTTGGAGGTGACGGCGAAGCAGACCACGCCCGAGACCGGCCGGTCGAGCCGGTGGACCACGCCGAGGTAGACGTTTCCGGGCTTGGCCCGGGAGGCCTTGAGGTAGGCGCGGCCGAGGTCCAGGAGGGCGGGGTCGCCGGTCCGGTCGGGCACCGTGGGGACCCCGGGGGCCTTCGCCAGGACGAGGAGATGGTTGTCCTCGTAGAGGACGAGGGGCGTGGGCATGCCTTGCATGTTACCGCCGCCCCCCGGCCCCCGCCAGGCATCTGCCGCCCTTGAAGGGGTCCCCGGGCCGTGGTTCAATGGCCCGCATGATCGCCGTCATCGACTACAAGGCCGGAAACCTCGCCAGCGTCGCCCGGGCGCTCCGCCACCTCGGGCACGAGTGCCGGGTCACCCACGACCCCGACGAGATCCGCCGGGCCGACCGCATCGTCTTTCCCGGCGTGGGGGCGGCGGAGAAGGCCATGGCGGATCTGCGGGCCCTGGGTCTCGACGAGGTGCTCCGGGAGGCCTGCCGGGCCGGGACGCCGCTTCTCGGCATCTGCCTGGGTACCCAGATCATCTTCGAGCACAGCGAGGAGGGCGGCGTGGACTGCCTGGGCCTGCTCCCGGGTGTGGTCCGCCGTTTCCCGTCGCCTCTCTTCGACGGGGACGTCCGGCTCAAGATCCCCCACATGGGCTGGAACACCGTCCGGTGGAGGAAGACGCACCCGGTCTTCGCCGGCATGGACCCGGGGGCCGCCTTCTACTTCGTCCACTCCTACTACCCGGACCCCGCCGATCCCGACCTGGTGGTGGGCGAGACGGACTACGGCCGCACCTTCGCCGCCGCCGTGGCGCGCGGGCGGCTCGTGGCCGTCCAGTTCCACCCCGAAAAAAGCGGCCGGCCGGGGCTCCGGATCCTCGACAACTTCTGCCGCTGGGGGTGAGATCATGCTGACCAAGCGCATCATCCCCTGCCTCGACGTCCGCGACGGCCGCACCACCAAGGGCATCAAGTTCAAGAACAACGTGGATATCGGCGACCCGGTGGCCATGGCCCGCTTCTACTACGAGGCCGGGGCCGACGAGCTGGTCTTCTACGACATCACCGCCTCCAGCGACCACCGCGGCATCATGATCGACGTGGTCCGCCGGACCGCCGAGGAGATCTTCATCCCCTTCTCCGTGGGCGGCGGGATCCGCACCGTGGACGACATGCGGGCGGTGCTGCTGGCCGGGGCCGAGAAGGTGAGCGTCAACACCGCCGCCGTCCAGAACCCGCAGATCATCGACGAGGGGGCCCGCGCCTTCGGCAGCCAGTGCATCGTGGTCGGCATGGACGTGAAGCGAGTGGAGCGGTCGGCGCGCATCCCCTCCGGCTACGAGATCGTCATCCACGGCGGGCGGACCTACATGGGGATCGACGCCCTGGAGTGGGCCCGGGAAGCCGAGTCGCGGGGCGCCGGGGAGATCTGCCTCAACTCCATCGACGCCGACGGAACCCAGGAGGGCTACGAGATGACCCTCACCCGCCTCGTCACCGACGCCGTGAACATCCCGGTCATCGCCTCCGGGGGGGCCGGGCGGCCCGAGCACCTGGCCGACGTCCTCACCGAGGCCGGGGCCGACGCGGCCCTCATCGCCTCCATGACCCACTACGGCACCTACACGGTGGCCGAGATCAAGAACGAGCTCCACCGGCGGGGCATCCCCGTCCGGCTCCAGTGGTGAAGGGCGCCGCCGTCCGGCCGGGGCTCGAGGTCTTCCTGGCCGACCCGCCCGCGTGGGCGCGCGGCCGGCGGCTCGGGCTCCTCTGCCACCAGGCCTCGGTGGACCGGCGCCTCCGCCACGCCCGGGACCTCGTCGCGGCGGCGCTGCCGGGGGCGCTTCGCTGCCTCTTCAGCCCCCAGCACGGCCTCTACGCCGAAAAGCAGGACAACATGGTGGAGTCTCCCGACCGGGTGGACCCGGTGCTCGGGATCCCCGTCTTCAGCCTCTACGGGGCCACGCGGGAGCCGCTCCCGGAGCAGCTCGCCCACATCGATCTCCTCCTGGTGGACCTCCAGGACGTCGGCTGCCGGGTCTATACCTATGCCTGGACCCTGCTTCTCGCCATGCAGGCCGCGGCCCGGGCCGGGGTCGCCGTGGCGGTGCTCGACCGGCCCAATCCCGTGGGCGGGGTGCACGTGGAGGGGAACCGGCTGGCCGACGACTGCCGATCCTTCGTGGGCATGTCGCCCATCCCCATGCGCCACGGGCTCACCCTGGGAGAGCTGGCGAGGTACTTCGCGGCCGGGGCCGCTGCGGGCGTGGAGCTCCACGTGGTCCCCACCGCCGGCTGGCGGCGCCGCATGGACTTTCCCGCCACGGGCCTCGCCTGGGTCTGGCCTTCCCCCAACATGCCCACCCTGGAGACGGCCCGGGTCTACCCGGGGCAGGTGGCCCTCGAGGGGACGAACCTCTCGGAGGGGCGGGGGACCACGCGGCCCTTCGAGGTCTTCGGGGCCCCCTTCGTGGAACCCCGGCGGGTGGCCGAGGCCCTGGAGGGGCGGCTCCCGCCCGGGGTGGTCCTCCGGGAGCAGTACTTCGAGCCCACCTTCCACAAGTGGCGGGGCGAGACCTGCGGCGGGTTCCAGCTCCACGTCACCGACCCCGAGGCGTTTCGGCCCCTCAGGACCACCCTGGTGCTGTTGTCGGTCCTCTGGCGGCTCTACCCCGGGGAGGCGGCCTGGAGAGAGCCGCCCTACGAGTACGAGACCGAGCGCCTCCCCATCGACCTCATCCTGGGGGATCGCCGGCTCCGGGCGGCCGTGGAGGCCGGCGCCGACCTCCGGGACTTCGACGCGCTCCTTTCCGGGGACGAGGCCGATTTCACCCGGGAGCGGGCGGCCCGTCTCCTCTACCCGGGGTGATCCGGCGGGGCGCCAGGGGGCATGCCCGCCCCTGATCCCAAGTTCCAGGCGACTCGGCCCAATGCATCTCAAGCCCGCCGCGGATCCAGTAAAGAA
Coding sequences within it:
- the hisF gene encoding imidazole glycerol phosphate synthase subunit HisF; its protein translation is MLTKRIIPCLDVRDGRTTKGIKFKNNVDIGDPVAMARFYYEAGADELVFYDITASSDHRGIMIDVVRRTAEEIFIPFSVGGGIRTVDDMRAVLLAGAEKVSVNTAAVQNPQIIDEGARAFGSQCIVVGMDVKRVERSARIPSGYEIVIHGGRTYMGIDALEWAREAESRGAGEICLNSIDADGTQEGYEMTLTRLVTDAVNIPVIASGGAGRPEHLADVLTEAGADAALIASMTHYGTYTVAEIKNELHRRGIPVRLQW
- a CDS encoding ATP-binding protein translates to MQTAARRAARAALAAVLVLAAASPAAAGRPVRVCLYENPPLVFEEKGEARGLCVDLLARVAEAEGWRTEYVRDTWTGCLHRLDEGSVDLLPAVARTADRARRLAFSREPVFNNWAQVYARPGCRVDSLLDLAGRKVALLEGDIHAAAFEDLVQRFGLVVQALRLPDYAAVLSAVAGGRADAGVVNRAFGARNEARFRVVRTPVVFDPIEVRYAAPKDRAGSLLPALDRHLAAWKADPESAYYQALDRWAKRPGPPPGLPTWLKWAAAAAGALLALFAGTALLLRRRIRAATAALRDRNAALQAEIARREATEDKLRAALQEAEAERARAEGFLGAIGEGVSIRDPNYVVTYQNDRHKAQVGDHVGEICYRAFQGRETACPGCPVDATFADGGVHIVERVVHRDGAPPAYLEVTASPIRNGAGRVVAVIEVSRDITRRKAAEAAERALREQLLQAQKMESVGKLAGGVAHDFNNLLSSILGYAELALMGLPAGHPVVEKVRHIQEAGEKAASLTRQLLAFSRRQLLEIRPVDLNHLVEDLARMLQRMIGEDVILRLDLDPSIPRVSADPAQLEVVLMNLAVNARDAMPEGGRLEIATAAADLDPASAPCAAGMAPGPAVVLTVSDTGIGMSSDVMAHIFEPFFTTKGPQKGTGLGLATVYGIVRQHDGHIEVESAPATGTRFRIHLPAAREAEEEEETDGEIAGPLRGGTERILLVDDDEGIRDLVAEILGGLGYRVRAAASGEEALALMEGEDGPFDLLLTDVVMPGMNGRDLAEEARLRWPGLKVVFMSGYADTYLVLHDIRAAGGAFVPKPIARKDLAATVRSVLDAAPGSHGPETG
- the hisH gene encoding imidazole glycerol phosphate synthase subunit HisH produces the protein MIAVIDYKAGNLASVARALRHLGHECRVTHDPDEIRRADRIVFPGVGAAEKAMADLRALGLDEVLREACRAGTPLLGICLGTQIIFEHSEEGGVDCLGLLPGVVRRFPSPLFDGDVRLKIPHMGWNTVRWRKTHPVFAGMDPGAAFYFVHSYYPDPADPDLVVGETDYGRTFAAAVARGRLVAVQFHPEKSGRPGLRILDNFCRWG
- a CDS encoding DUF5714 domain-containing protein, with product MDRTYDADALPEGRHRTKGPPMPQSAPRRWTRLVFDQTPVYVLGDGPDWFVPNPAADRMLQDLIESGDPDRAAWNTAQRGEAPLGAALVRAHALLGQLRDDLAVPYPGRAGARRLDGLREIWFHLTDRCNLSCRHCLFAASPAAGRGIDPGLLRRLVAEARGLGCRLFYFTGGEPFVYPGFIEICGEILGADPEAHVVVLTNGLLAGERAAALARLPAGRLHLQVSVDGAPEHHEALRGRGTFSALEAALSRLTEAGLPVTLAMAVERSNAGDMPRVVEFAATRGISNVHYLWYFARGRGKARNFVPPEALFGHLEAAWAAGRKLGVRIDNVEILRSQVFAPPGSRFDLSNAGWESVAVGPDGHIYPTPALVGIPKLDAGTAAGGLEAAWRRSPVLEALRRASLADDPGLARNPLRFLVGGGDIDHSYVKGGSFVGHDPYLPLYERTVLRLITRAAAAQPPTVEAPAIRLRMGEILAGCRHDPSDVQLTHCNCVVALADETGHEPVRNFYGRAAEAPAEDIRNPVCYPEAEISHIPAAARVRSYGCGSPVMDADPRPGETVVDLGSGSGVECFIAARKVGPRGRVIGVDMTEAMLRLARGAEGAVAGALGYRNVEFREGFLEAVPVADAVADVVISNCVVNLSPDKRRTFAEIARILRPGGRLVFSDVVTDRPAPARLKNDEILRGECLAGAMVLGDLLGLLEALGFTAPVVRKRFFYREVGGFPFFSVTLEARRPADDAGTAEVFYAGPHPGLLLADGTVLRRGERRRIPGALAEAVTGADAGPFYVLDAAGGVANAAMVSTCGCGAGTPAEAASPAGGCCGAGAPAAATGGCCAPSPEPPGPAGAPGPVDEAGPTLATLRLGGVAVAGGEGASIRVAELRHNAGCMVCGAPLAYRPRSAEAACFYCGRTLATSAACERGHFVCDACHGTDAPEVVLGICRHTRETDMVRLLETVRRHPAVPVHGPEHHFIVPAVVTATYRNLGGELDEAAIGTAIARGREVPGGSCGFWGGCGAAIGVGIGFGVILESTPLTPAPRRDLQRVVADVLREIGEREAARCCQRESWIALRKAAELSRGLLPVPLRAEHRLACRQRRLNRECLGEDCPLWTP
- a CDS encoding RluA family pseudouridine synthase, which encodes MPTPLVLYEDNHLLVLAKAPGVPTVPDRTGDPALLDLGRAYLKASRAKPGNVYLGVVHRLDRPVSGVVCFAVTSKAAARLARQFREGQVQKTYLALVEGRPPGESGRLRHALWKDRRRNRVRLFPPESAPAAAREARTRWRRLAELNGAVLLELTPETGRPHQLRAQCAAMGCPILGDLKYGAAAPLPDQSIALHARRLSFAHPTRGTRLEIEAPPPESPWWRAAAAARAR
- a CDS encoding exo-beta-N-acetylmuramidase NamZ family protein, giving the protein MKGAAVRPGLEVFLADPPAWARGRRLGLLCHQASVDRRLRHARDLVAAALPGALRCLFSPQHGLYAEKQDNMVESPDRVDPVLGIPVFSLYGATREPLPEQLAHIDLLLVDLQDVGCRVYTYAWTLLLAMQAAARAGVAVAVLDRPNPVGGVHVEGNRLADDCRSFVGMSPIPMRHGLTLGELARYFAAGAAAGVELHVVPTAGWRRRMDFPATGLAWVWPSPNMPTLETARVYPGQVALEGTNLSEGRGTTRPFEVFGAPFVEPRRVAEALEGRLPPGVVLREQYFEPTFHKWRGETCGGFQLHVTDPEAFRPLRTTLVLLSVLWRLYPGEAAWREPPYEYETERLPIDLILGDRRLRAAVEAGADLRDFDALLSGDEADFTRERAARLLYPG